In Vibrio gallicus, a single window of DNA contains:
- a CDS encoding SIR2 family protein, which translates to MRDRIKQSFLQDIGKELAEENVAIFAGAGMSAGSGFVNWVELLRPIADELGLDVDRENDLVALAQYHCNDNEANRSQLNQRLIEEFSREAEETENHRILARLPIRTYWTTNYDRVIELALDKAGKIADTKHTKDHLATTKPKRDAVVYKMHGDVEHPSQAVLTKDDYEKYHVKMEQYLANLKGDLISKTFIFIGFSFTDPNLDYILSRVRVAYEKNQRRHYCFIKNVEKQKDEDDVDFKYRVRKQEYFVKDLARFNIKTILVDDFREITDLLKRLEKKFKSKTVFISGAAHEYGNMEEHQALKFVYDLSKKLVSKNMRIVSGFGLGVGSSVISGALEQTFKNPKAKLEDKLILRPFPQSTAGDTPLSGLWTKYREDMINYAGIALFLFGNKSNGEDIISSNGMREEFEIAKQNELFLLPIGATGYMSKELWLELNTQIQDNPSISNKMKELYLKLCELEIESENLIDIIIEILELNEKSQ; encoded by the coding sequence ATGAGAGACCGCATAAAACAGTCATTTCTACAAGATATAGGAAAAGAGCTTGCCGAAGAAAACGTAGCAATTTTTGCGGGGGCTGGAATGTCGGCAGGATCTGGATTCGTAAACTGGGTAGAGTTACTCCGCCCCATAGCTGATGAACTAGGTCTTGATGTTGATAGAGAAAACGATCTGGTCGCTCTCGCTCAATATCACTGTAATGATAATGAAGCCAACCGTAGCCAGTTAAACCAAAGATTAATTGAAGAGTTTTCAAGAGAAGCCGAAGAAACTGAGAATCACAGAATACTGGCTAGACTTCCGATCCGCACTTACTGGACTACCAACTATGACAGAGTTATAGAATTAGCTCTAGACAAGGCTGGGAAAATTGCCGATACAAAGCATACTAAAGATCACTTGGCTACGACAAAACCAAAACGTGATGCTGTTGTTTACAAGATGCACGGCGATGTTGAACACCCAAGTCAAGCTGTTCTAACCAAAGATGATTATGAAAAATATCATGTCAAAATGGAACAATACTTAGCTAACTTAAAAGGCGACCTAATTTCTAAGACATTCATTTTCATCGGCTTTAGTTTTACCGATCCAAACTTAGACTATATTCTTAGCAGAGTTCGTGTAGCTTATGAAAAGAACCAAAGACGACACTACTGTTTTATAAAAAATGTAGAAAAGCAAAAAGATGAAGACGATGTAGATTTCAAGTATCGCGTTAGAAAACAAGAATATTTTGTAAAAGACCTCGCAAGATTCAACATCAAAACAATATTGGTTGATGATTTCCGAGAGATTACTGATTTACTAAAAAGGCTTGAGAAGAAATTCAAATCTAAAACCGTATTTATTTCAGGTGCGGCTCATGAATACGGAAATATGGAAGAGCATCAAGCTTTAAAGTTTGTATATGATTTAAGTAAGAAATTAGTTTCGAAAAATATGCGAATTGTCTCAGGTTTCGGCTTAGGCGTTGGCAGTTCCGTCATTTCTGGCGCACTAGAACAAACATTTAAAAATCCAAAAGCAAAACTTGAAGACAAGCTTATATTACGGCCATTCCCACAATCTACCGCGGGAGACACCCCGTTATCTGGGCTTTGGACGAAATATCGAGAAGATATGATAAATTATGCAGGAATAGCATTGTTTCTATTTGGAAATAAATCAAATGGAGAAGACATTATATCCTCCAATGGCATGCGAGAAGAGTTTGAAATTGCAAAACAAAATGAGCTGTTCCTATTGCCTATTGGTGCGACAGGGTATATGTCAAAAGAGTTATGGTTAGAGCTAAACACTCAAATCCAAGATAATCCTAGCATTTCAAATAAAATGAAGGAACTTTATCTAAAACTATGTGAGTTAGAAATTGAGTCTGAGAATCTGATTGACATCATAATAGAAATACTCGAGCTAAACGAGAAAAGTCAATAA
- a CDS encoding toll/interleukin-1 receptor domain-containing protein, with product MAGIVKRKYNKETGLYIKSFTQPLKSISKILPVEYNKITIPNIFKEFYPRQWNELISRYQYYTDKDKNLQKNGKKTRFHHERPEDFLFGLAKTKQIISHRFKEEHKKHFNKSVRDHEYEKFKEKRKIENNIYQKKISENNKLAQNVEPLYIDLFIFQYHRKGISIQEKLEIVNEIKKFNCKKSIRFLQKLNDSERNNQVRREAFNHLQKSGIYVKLRKNFKGKQKQYHVERDSFMVTPRDLIKRLESNSMQTKKSFDIFISHSFNDNNEALKLKDALNNLNLSVYIDWTSDNDFLRREIASDYTKLVLMERIKQSGVIIFLKSENSTSSDFKIKSLWVEMELSFAKEINKKIFCVNLSEGNSPFEEISTVLNDDNIDIQKESIKDIYSHLNK from the coding sequence ATGGCGGGAATTGTAAAGAGAAAGTATAATAAAGAAACTGGCTTATATATTAAGTCATTCACACAACCACTTAAGTCGATATCAAAGATCCTCCCTGTTGAATATAACAAGATTACAATACCAAATATATTTAAAGAGTTTTATCCCAGACAGTGGAATGAACTTATTAGTCGGTACCAATACTATACCGATAAAGACAAAAACCTTCAAAAGAATGGAAAGAAGACTCGTTTCCATCATGAAAGGCCAGAAGATTTCTTATTTGGCTTAGCTAAGACCAAACAGATCATATCTCATAGATTCAAAGAAGAGCATAAAAAACACTTTAATAAATCAGTCAGAGACCATGAGTATGAGAAATTTAAGGAAAAAAGAAAAATAGAAAACAACATTTACCAAAAAAAGATTTCAGAAAACAACAAACTAGCACAAAACGTGGAGCCATTATATATAGACTTATTTATATTTCAATACCATAGAAAAGGCATTTCCATTCAAGAAAAATTAGAGATTGTAAATGAAATTAAAAAATTCAACTGTAAGAAGTCAATAAGATTCTTACAGAAATTAAATGATAGTGAGAGAAACAATCAAGTAAGAAGAGAGGCGTTTAATCATCTTCAGAAATCAGGAATATATGTAAAGCTTCGTAAAAATTTCAAAGGAAAGCAGAAGCAGTATCACGTAGAGCGTGACAGTTTCATGGTAACACCAAGAGACCTAATCAAAAGACTAGAATCTAACTCAATGCAAACTAAAAAGTCATTTGATATTTTCATCTCACACAGTTTTAATGATAACAATGAAGCATTAAAGTTAAAGGATGCTCTAAACAACCTCAATTTGTCAGTTTATATAGACTGGACAAGCGACAATGATTTTTTAAGGCGTGAAATAGCTAGTGACTATACTAAACTGGTTCTAATGGAAAGAATAAAGCAGTCTGGTGTTATAATTTTCTTGAAATCAGAAAATTCAACATCCTCGGATTTTAAGATAAAGTCACTTTGGGTTGAAATGGAGCTATCCTTTGCCAAGGAAATAAACAAGAAAATCTTTTGTGTTAATTTGTCTGAAGGAAATAGTCCGTTTGAGGAAATTTCAACGGTCTTAAATGATGATAATATTGATATACAGAAAGAAAGCATTAAAGATATTTATTCTCACCTGAATAAATAA
- a CDS encoding tyrosine-type recombinase/integrase, which yields MLCIKSTSDFEIESVKYPNFPLLTWETDNSVLGIESGMLCVEALQFLVYECLKRGRVNSENTWWTYGNHLGQFLTFCEQNSLDWRDISESSEDEMLVSAYRDLCVGEFGMSVNSTNQHLRTIVRFYSYGVGKWFKSLPYSLESVSVNKGQQFLAHTERNGGKKYSSDLMMKTFEKKAQFLSVIEVRELLSAIENPTLKLIVRLCLQTGIRRKELLLFPLHVIRKPTGNRAYYEVNISRTKGEKERKIHIPTRLMEDLWHYVNEARFQKQQESGVVSDCLFLTSDGQEWTSQGSAFGKALKSLNLPFHVSPHMLRHTYATHMLKGMLEHKSSKFEPLMYLQARLGHSSITTTMKYLHLVNDLVDDLSIEYQQQIDAIV from the coding sequence ATGCTTTGCATTAAATCCACATCTGACTTTGAGATAGAAAGCGTCAAATACCCTAACTTCCCTTTGCTAACTTGGGAGACTGATAATTCAGTTCTAGGGATTGAATCAGGAATGCTTTGTGTAGAGGCGTTGCAGTTCTTGGTATATGAGTGCTTAAAACGAGGCCGAGTGAATAGTGAGAACACTTGGTGGACGTATGGCAATCACCTAGGTCAATTCCTGACATTCTGTGAGCAGAACAGTTTGGATTGGCGAGACATTTCAGAAAGCAGCGAAGATGAAATGTTAGTCAGTGCTTATCGTGACCTTTGTGTTGGTGAGTTTGGCATGTCGGTAAATTCAACCAATCAGCATTTAAGAACGATAGTGCGTTTCTATTCTTATGGCGTCGGTAAGTGGTTTAAGTCATTACCTTACTCTCTAGAATCCGTTTCAGTGAATAAAGGCCAGCAGTTTTTGGCTCATACAGAAAGAAACGGTGGTAAGAAGTACAGTTCTGATTTGATGATGAAAACCTTTGAGAAGAAAGCTCAGTTTTTATCGGTAATTGAAGTGCGAGAGCTTTTATCTGCAATTGAAAATCCAACCTTAAAGCTGATAGTTCGCTTATGTCTACAGACAGGAATTAGACGAAAAGAACTGTTGCTGTTTCCCTTACATGTAATAAGAAAGCCTACTGGAAACAGAGCTTACTATGAGGTCAACATTTCACGAACCAAAGGTGAGAAAGAGCGCAAGATACACATCCCGACACGATTGATGGAGGACTTGTGGCATTATGTAAATGAGGCTCGTTTTCAGAAGCAGCAAGAGTCAGGAGTGGTATCAGATTGCTTGTTTTTAACGTCTGATGGTCAAGAGTGGACTTCTCAAGGCTCTGCTTTTGGTAAGGCTCTCAAGTCGCTTAACTTACCCTTTCACGTATCACCGCACATGCTAAGGCATACTTACGCAACGCACATGCTGAAAGGAATGTTAGAGCATAAAAGCAGTAAGTTTGAACCCTTGATGTACCTACAAGCTAGGCTTGGACATTCGAGTATCACAACCACGATGAAATATTTGCACTTGGTTAATGATTTAGTCGATGACCTGTCAATTGAGTATCAGCAACAAATTGATGCGATTGTGTAG
- a CDS encoding phage integrase SAM-like domain-containing protein yields the protein MAKHRKNLTVNKDKLKKTSVVEQTIDATQSQEIIRPINPVVNYPNIGSKGGNGSNVNFTRFYGKGYDDITNRVYYTAKALLKNTDALSEETQKGYFKNGFFHFAEYLTLFRYSASEDLTKADITPELIEQYLLHLKGSDIGYNTQKGYYTHLKSMLIHMRDKGYWSVIGDINLNSDFFPKSPFPNSSKRAKGEKPLTPHEKRQVVVALKQAIKPIYQKTEPLTGYQLTLCLLAVAIQTGINTSPLLNMTTDSLTDHPLKDCRKLLTVFKKRGNATQLHNLRKSQELEVVQGIKLDVAYLIEAIIERNSQVRKSIDSDLVFVYESRVAHIGAERGTASSLAERLLRYNIKKFIKEYDLRDEDGRTMKLNVSRFRKTFINGIYELSGESLLIAARQAKHSGTGTLDHYLQAPEQSKRNLGLMGEIRVKELTCAEPSVPVGHCKDPKNGDKAPKNGSFCNDFLGCFRCKSFVITGDDLYKLFSFYWAIIRSRDEFGRKDWKRHLKNVLRIVDEEVVPEFAKLGQVQRVEAEKERARSNPHPYWQNLDMLKVTQ from the coding sequence ATGGCGAAACACCGAAAAAATCTGACAGTTAACAAAGATAAACTCAAGAAAACATCTGTAGTTGAACAAACAATTGACGCAACTCAGAGCCAAGAGATTATCCGTCCAATCAACCCTGTTGTGAACTACCCCAATATTGGCTCAAAAGGTGGTAATGGTTCTAACGTTAATTTTACTCGTTTCTATGGCAAAGGTTATGACGACATTACAAATCGAGTGTACTACACCGCAAAAGCTCTGCTGAAAAATACCGATGCTCTTAGCGAGGAAACTCAAAAAGGTTATTTTAAAAATGGTTTTTTCCATTTCGCAGAATACCTTACATTATTTAGGTATTCTGCGAGTGAGGACTTAACAAAAGCAGATATTACACCAGAGTTGATCGAGCAGTATTTACTGCACCTTAAAGGTAGTGATATTGGGTATAACACCCAAAAAGGTTACTACACTCATCTCAAGTCAATGCTGATACACATGAGGGACAAGGGCTATTGGTCAGTCATTGGTGACATCAACCTAAACAGTGATTTCTTTCCGAAGAGCCCATTTCCAAATTCAAGTAAACGTGCAAAGGGCGAGAAACCACTGACTCCCCATGAAAAAAGGCAGGTGGTAGTTGCGCTAAAACAAGCAATTAAGCCGATTTATCAAAAGACCGAACCACTAACAGGTTATCAGTTAACACTGTGTTTGTTAGCTGTGGCGATTCAGACAGGCATCAACACATCTCCGCTTCTCAATATGACTACCGACTCATTGACCGACCACCCACTTAAAGATTGCCGCAAGCTCTTAACCGTATTCAAAAAAAGAGGCAACGCCACGCAATTGCACAATTTACGAAAATCACAGGAACTTGAAGTAGTGCAAGGAATAAAGCTTGATGTGGCTTATCTTATTGAGGCTATCATTGAGCGTAATAGCCAAGTGAGAAAGTCTATCGATTCCGACTTGGTATTTGTCTATGAGTCTAGAGTTGCCCACATAGGTGCAGAGAGAGGTACGGCCTCCTCTCTAGCAGAAAGGCTGCTTCGATATAACATCAAAAAATTCATCAAAGAGTACGACTTAAGAGATGAAGATGGTCGAACGATGAAACTTAATGTAAGCCGTTTTCGCAAGACGTTCATCAATGGTATTTATGAGCTGAGTGGTGAGAGTTTGTTAATTGCTGCGCGGCAAGCCAAACACAGTGGGACAGGAACGCTTGACCACTACCTGCAAGCTCCTGAGCAATCAAAGCGCAACTTGGGCTTAATGGGTGAGATACGAGTTAAAGAGCTAACGTGCGCAGAGCCAAGCGTCCCTGTAGGGCATTGTAAAGACCCTAAGAATGGCGATAAAGCACCGAAAAATGGCTCGTTCTGTAATGACTTTTTAGGCTGCTTCCGCTGTAAAAGCTTCGTTATTACAGGTGATGATTTGTATAAACTCTTTAGTTTTTATTGGGCGATTATTCGAAGCCGTGACGAGTTTGGTCGTAAAGACTGGAAGCGTCATTTAAAAAATGTTCTAAGAATCGTAGATGAAGAAGTTGTCCCTGAATTTGCTAAGCTTGGCCAGGTACAGCGTGTAGAGGCTGAAAAAGAACGGGCAAGATCTAATCCACATCCGTACTGGCAAAACCTTGATATGTTGAAGGTGACGCAATGA
- a CDS encoding site-specific integrase has translation MSSIELILTQAEFAIQQCPKPSTSALEQVIDGSLTGIVTYIKLANGEYQTLSRFEEDVWVFPASKGTKATIASALNLTFSTIDDTQMKRMAKWVIWSKFKKGLALNTLVKTLDKLKSYFQWVLSSDTTVTHGLTAFTSNAYVRHVNTLHSKRKGETKPLTAVTKVDRFRILEDLYYHCKEFDFVKEHPWPQSTANEQAGYVGEAYREAITKGKTPIIPNKVLIPLCQFTKSYLDKADEILKSSKKRETLLLRDSCIFWLLLTTGMRIHEILGIKRDAYRSETKGDTTYYHIETVSEKTHTGLAEWIAPRIATEAIDILGRLSAPLQDQLECDLLKAKASNDHVEAHRLEEISNHICLSKNLGKGNAIYLLSGVAMTNTRLPNLCEQIGSNWNLSAHQFRRTFANYAVHSELGDLRALKDHFKHWSITMTTLYAFNDALDAELFEEMLREKYLVEEEIKQDWFELDMPITGGDIAQNIMKVREDKELIKSFSSLSAMAKAYSSSIPIRSTGIGWCTNDDECKCGKPDSCESGIVDKRHLPYWEGMLVQQMKLMQLDDIGEAGRAAVKKGMERCEKVLVALGIDVEAMKQEINERKDIEVINV, from the coding sequence ATGAGTTCAATTGAGTTAATACTCACGCAAGCTGAGTTTGCAATTCAGCAATGTCCAAAGCCAAGCACCAGTGCGCTTGAGCAAGTCATTGATGGCTCTCTAACGGGTATCGTGACCTACATTAAACTCGCCAATGGTGAATACCAAACGCTATCTCGATTTGAGGAAGATGTATGGGTGTTTCCTGCTAGTAAAGGTACGAAAGCAACTATAGCAAGTGCATTAAACCTTACTTTTTCTACGATTGATGATACTCAAATGAAGCGCATGGCAAAGTGGGTAATCTGGAGCAAATTCAAAAAGGGGTTAGCTCTTAATACTCTTGTGAAAACATTGGACAAGTTGAAAAGTTATTTTCAGTGGGTTTTAAGTTCAGATACTACAGTTACACATGGGCTGACAGCTTTTACCTCAAATGCCTACGTTAGGCATGTAAATACCCTGCACTCAAAACGAAAAGGCGAGACTAAACCACTGACAGCAGTCACCAAGGTGGATAGATTCCGTATTCTAGAAGACCTTTATTACCACTGCAAAGAGTTTGATTTTGTAAAAGAGCATCCTTGGCCTCAATCAACCGCTAATGAGCAAGCAGGGTATGTTGGTGAAGCGTATCGGGAAGCCATTACCAAAGGTAAGACCCCCATTATTCCAAATAAAGTGCTAATTCCGCTGTGCCAGTTTACTAAATCATACCTAGATAAAGCTGATGAAATCCTGAAATCGTCGAAAAAGAGAGAAACATTGCTACTGCGAGATAGCTGTATCTTCTGGCTGTTACTCACAACGGGTATGCGTATCCATGAAATATTAGGCATTAAGCGTGATGCGTATCGCTCTGAAACGAAAGGTGACACCACTTACTACCACATCGAAACTGTCTCTGAGAAAACACATACAGGGTTAGCTGAGTGGATTGCGCCAAGGATAGCCACGGAAGCGATTGATATTCTTGGCCGTTTGAGCGCTCCACTTCAAGATCAACTTGAGTGTGATTTACTAAAAGCGAAAGCAAGCAACGATCATGTGGAAGCACATCGACTTGAGGAAATCTCAAACCACATCTGCCTATCGAAAAACCTGGGAAAAGGAAACGCAATTTACCTATTGTCAGGGGTGGCAATGACTAACACTAGGTTGCCAAACTTATGTGAACAGATAGGGAGTAATTGGAACCTATCAGCGCACCAATTCAGACGTACCTTTGCTAATTATGCGGTTCACTCTGAATTAGGTGACTTGAGAGCATTAAAAGACCACTTTAAACATTGGTCAATTACCATGACCACTTTGTATGCCTTTAATGATGCTTTGGATGCTGAATTGTTTGAAGAAATGCTTCGAGAGAAATACCTGGTTGAAGAAGAAATTAAGCAAGATTGGTTTGAACTAGACATGCCTATCACTGGTGGCGACATAGCTCAAAACATCATGAAGGTCCGTGAGGATAAAGAGTTAATTAAATCTTTTAGCTCTCTTAGTGCTATGGCAAAGGCATACTCTAGCTCCATACCAATTCGCTCAACAGGTATTGGGTGGTGTACCAATGATGATGAGTGTAAGTGTGGTAAGCCTGATAGCTGTGAAAGCGGCATTGTAGATAAGCGACACCTGCCTTATTGGGAGGGAATGCTAGTGCAGCAAATGAAACTGATGCAATTGGATGATATTGGTGAAGCTGGTAGAGCGGCGGTAAAAAAAGGCATGGAACGCTGTGAAAAGGTTCTAGTGGCATTGGGTATTGATGTTGAAGCTATGAAGCAAGAGATTAACGAGAGAAAGGATATCGAGGTGATAAATGTCTAA
- a CDS encoding TrmB family transcriptional regulator, with translation MPDLVIKLMNFGFTKTDSLVYINLLKNGRASGYKIAKDISLSRSSVYSSIDNLYKNGYIFMSDGDTKEYEAKSPELIFDQIEKSTVENIHILKKELSRMMLIEEKEFVYSVTGIDNLVQKAKEVIELAQVEIYLNTDFQLDPRFSTELIEAAERGVRIIAFSFNRITVPHPKIELYARSDNEETEYPSHRFMIVADMKQGLMFSHREETVGLYTNNHLLVKMIAEHIHSDIYLIEYEKLVPEKRVRIGTIHELDNKMVHDDMKRQSK, from the coding sequence GTGCCAGACTTGGTTATTAAGTTGATGAATTTTGGTTTTACGAAAACGGATTCCTTGGTATACATCAACCTTCTCAAAAACGGTCGTGCCAGTGGCTACAAAATCGCGAAAGATATCTCTCTGTCGCGTTCTTCTGTCTACTCCTCTATCGATAACTTATACAAAAATGGCTATATCTTTATGTCCGATGGAGACACTAAAGAGTACGAAGCCAAGTCTCCAGAGCTTATCTTTGACCAGATCGAAAAGAGTACAGTAGAAAACATCCATATCCTTAAGAAAGAGTTGTCACGAATGATGCTCATTGAGGAAAAAGAGTTTGTTTACAGCGTTACTGGTATCGACAACTTGGTCCAAAAAGCCAAAGAGGTGATCGAGTTAGCACAGGTTGAAATCTACCTCAACACTGACTTCCAACTTGACCCAAGATTCTCGACAGAATTGATTGAAGCGGCCGAGCGTGGGGTGCGAATTATCGCCTTCTCGTTTAATCGCATTACGGTACCTCATCCAAAAATTGAGCTTTATGCTCGTTCAGATAATGAAGAGACCGAGTATCCTTCCCACCGCTTTATGATTGTTGCCGATATGAAGCAGGGCTTGATGTTCTCACACCGTGAAGAGACGGTAGGCTTATATACTAACAATCACTTATTGGTGAAAATGATTGCCGAGCACATTCACAGCGATATCTATCTCATTGAATACGAAAAGTTGGTGCCGGAAAAACGTGTACGTATTGGTACAATTCATGAACTGGATAATAAGATGGTCCATGATGATATGAAGCGTCAATCCAAGTAA
- a CDS encoding ROK family protein, whose product MHLGISIDKVQLKATVLDDQFNTVYSSQQSLKQTTQEVKQQVFQLVDNFQWAYGTFCSIGLAITEEVLAWFDCHHLALHVLIEQHYRVRCSKSNFVEAGLQSSPDTLSQIKLGKVLCVVLDNECELYSCNKTRRGISQRTIRSIPWAHVALPDYDFAFDGLVTTCSCASEACTEQFVSVSGLERQYEQILLKCSNVKEILCALESGDSIAARTYRRYIDQLARALKPHIRNNEPRTLLILGSVSRYAHISSDLKFALSRYWDASPLPVMLALPYEDFSISRGATQTKAQRLVR is encoded by the coding sequence ATGCACCTGGGGATCTCGATAGACAAAGTTCAACTCAAAGCGACGGTGCTTGATGATCAGTTCAATACCGTGTATTCGAGTCAGCAAAGTCTCAAGCAGACTACACAGGAAGTTAAACAGCAGGTGTTTCAGTTGGTAGACAATTTCCAATGGGCTTACGGTACATTCTGTTCGATTGGATTAGCTATAACTGAAGAAGTTTTAGCCTGGTTTGACTGTCATCATTTGGCGTTACACGTCTTGATTGAACAGCACTATCGAGTCCGTTGCAGTAAGAGTAACTTTGTCGAAGCTGGTTTACAAAGTTCGCCTGATACCCTGTCGCAAATAAAGCTCGGAAAAGTGCTGTGCGTTGTACTCGATAACGAGTGCGAACTTTACTCTTGTAATAAAACGCGTCGAGGTATTTCTCAACGCACCATTCGATCGATACCATGGGCACATGTCGCTCTTCCGGACTACGACTTTGCCTTTGATGGCCTCGTCACTACCTGCAGTTGTGCGAGTGAAGCGTGTACTGAACAGTTTGTCTCTGTTTCAGGGTTGGAACGACAGTATGAGCAGATCTTGCTTAAGTGCTCCAATGTAAAAGAGATACTTTGCGCATTGGAATCTGGAGACTCTATTGCCGCGCGTACCTATCGACGCTACATCGATCAACTTGCTCGCGCGCTAAAGCCACATATAAGAAATAACGAGCCAAGAACCTTACTAATACTTGGTAGCGTGTCGCGCTATGCTCACATTTCAAGTGACCTCAAATTTGCTCTAAGTCGTTATTGGGACGCCTCCCCGCTGCCTGTAATGTTGGCTCTGCCCTATGAGGATTTTTCTATTAGTCGTGGAGCAACTCAAACAAAAGCGCAACGACTTGTGCGCTAA
- a CDS encoding glycoside hydrolase family 13 protein produces MITRSSLIHTVKSADSYAYNEQTLHLRLKCAKDEVERVCLWIGDPYRWAEGGLDGGNLGGSDAHGWVGGNEVPMEREGVTEHHDHWFAEFTPPKRRSRYGFILYSKDGEKILFGEKRSVDLDSKATEEIELSNLSNFFCFPYINPKDVLVTPEWTKSTVWYQIFPERFANGRPELNPEGAEPWGSIPTSSNFMGGDLWGVIEHLDYLKDLGINGLYLCPIFTANTSHKYDTIDYFNVDPHFGGNEAFRALIKEAHNRGMKVMLDAVFNHVGDQHPFWLDVVNNGEKSQYADWFWINKFPVYPDTVKSEWDSWNFNYETFGNVLEMPKLNTEHQPCRDYLLDVARYWVEEFDIDGWRLDVANEVDHQFWREFRCVVKQVKPDCYILGEIWHEGMPWLCGDQYDSLMNYPMTQAITDYFALDAHSKQRFIETVTSAYLAYPRNVNEAMFNLLESHDTTRLISLCCNDLRRAKLAYLFMFTQAGAPCIYYGGEVAMDGRKGMGLEDNRRCMTWSPNQTALDFKAFIEQMIELRKGDDSFNQPYIDWIETHHPTVVGYQRGSRRFLLNNSDSQASVALDNRDISLQAYGYWYD; encoded by the coding sequence ATGATTACCCGAAGCTCACTAATACACACTGTGAAAAGTGCTGACAGCTACGCCTACAATGAGCAGACCCTACACCTGCGACTTAAATGTGCCAAAGACGAAGTCGAGCGCGTTTGCTTATGGATAGGTGACCCTTACCGTTGGGCAGAGGGGGGCTTAGACGGTGGTAACCTGGGTGGCAGCGATGCTCATGGCTGGGTCGGAGGCAACGAAGTTCCAATGGAACGAGAAGGTGTCACTGAACATCACGACCACTGGTTTGCGGAATTTACACCGCCTAAACGGCGCAGTCGTTACGGATTTATTCTATACAGCAAAGATGGTGAAAAAATACTGTTTGGCGAGAAACGCAGCGTTGACTTAGACAGCAAGGCAACGGAAGAAATAGAACTGAGCAATCTGAGTAATTTCTTCTGCTTCCCTTATATCAACCCAAAAGATGTTCTTGTCACTCCAGAATGGACCAAGTCGACCGTTTGGTATCAGATCTTCCCAGAACGATTTGCCAACGGTAGACCAGAACTAAACCCGGAAGGTGCTGAGCCTTGGGGAAGCATACCTACCTCAAGTAACTTTATGGGGGGTGACTTATGGGGCGTAATCGAACATCTCGATTACCTTAAGGATTTGGGGATCAACGGGCTCTATCTGTGCCCTATTTTTACGGCCAATACCAGCCACAAGTACGACACGATTGATTACTTCAATGTCGACCCTCACTTTGGCGGCAATGAAGCATTCAGAGCTCTGATTAAAGAGGCTCATAATCGAGGAATGAAAGTCATGCTCGATGCGGTGTTCAATCACGTAGGTGATCAACACCCGTTCTGGTTAGACGTGGTTAACAACGGCGAAAAATCGCAATACGCTGACTGGTTTTGGATCAATAAGTTTCCCGTTTACCCCGACACAGTCAAATCGGAGTGGGACAGCTGGAACTTCAACTACGAAACGTTTGGTAACGTACTTGAGATGCCAAAACTCAACACAGAGCATCAGCCATGTCGTGATTACCTGTTAGATGTCGCTCGCTACTGGGTGGAAGAGTTCGATATCGACGGCTGGAGACTGGATGTCGCTAATGAAGTTGACCACCAGTTCTGGCGCGAGTTTCGTTGCGTGGTTAAGCAGGTAAAACCAGACTGCTACATTCTGGGGGAGATCTGGCACGAAGGTATGCCATGGTTGTGTGGTGATCAGTACGATTCGTTAATGAATTATCCTATGACTCAGGCTATTACCGATTACTTTGCCCTTGATGCCCATAGCAAACAGCGGTTTATAGAGACTGTCACCAGCGCTTATCTGGCCTATCCTCGCAACGTGAATGAAGCGATGTTTAACTTGCTAGAAAGTCACGATACTACTCGATTGATTAGTCTTTGCTGTAACGATCTTCGTCGGGCGAAACTCGCGTATCTGTTTATGTTCACTCAAGCAGGTGCTCCCTGTATTTACTATGGCGGCGAAGTTGCGATGGATGGGAGAAAAGGCATGGGACTTGAAGATAACCGTCGTTGTATGACGTGGTCTCCAAATCAAACTGCACTCGATTTCAAAGCCTTCATTGAGCAAATGATCGAGCTAAGAAAGGGCGATGACAGCTTTAACCAACCGTACATTGATTGGATAGAGACTCATCATCCTACCGTTGTCGGCTATCAACGCGGGTCTAGACGCTTCTTGCTCAACAACAGCGACTCTCAGGCTAGCGTAGCGCTAGATAATCGTGACATCAGTTTGCAGGCTTACGGTTACTGGTACGACTAA